From Pangasianodon hypophthalmus isolate fPanHyp1 chromosome 30, fPanHyp1.pri, whole genome shotgun sequence, a single genomic window includes:
- the LOC113529097 gene encoding E3 ubiquitin/ISG15 ligase TRIM25: protein MAEASILVDQDQFSCPVCLDLLKDPVTIPCGHRFCKVCINGCWDQEDQKGVYSCPQCRHTFTPRPVLHRNNMLSEVVEKLKKTELQAASPAHCYTGSGDVECDSCTGRKRKAIKSCLMCLASFCETHLGPHYQSPAFKKHTLIEASEKLQEKICAQHNKLIEIYCLTDQTCICYLCTMDNHKGHDTITATAERAEKQSELKQEQIKSQQRIQEKKKKVQELKQAVNTIKLSAQTAVEDSERIFTELISSMEKKRSEVTELIRAQEKAELSRAERLLEQLEQEIADLQRRVTDLEQLSHTHDHIQFLQILASGRRSPPWDRPNFHTSSITVHQHLSFDGVRNSLSDLKKRLEECCEEEFNKIPPHAAAVQIIALPEPQSREDFLKYFCYLTLDPNTAHRNLILSEKNRAVRRSERKQQYSDHPERFDYWLQVLCKESVCGRCYWEVERSGAGVFISVSYKDIGRKGEGNECGFGYNNQSWSLWCSSSSSSLCFYHNNIETDLRVPSSSRIGVYVDHSAGTLSFYSVSDTMKLLHRVHTTFTQPLYAGFRIYLLDEDLTVRLCDPK from the exons ATGGCCGAGGCCAGTATTTTGGTAGATCAGGAccagttcagctgtccagtctgtctggatctcctgaaggaTCCGGTGACTATCCCCTGTGGTCACAGattctgtaaggtgtgtattaatggctgctgggatcaggaggatcagaagggtgtctacagctgtcctcagtgcagacacactttcactccaaggcctgttctacacagaaacaacatgctgtctgaagtggtggagaaactgaagaagactgaactccaagctgcttctcctgctcactgttacaCTGGatctggagatgtggagtgtgattcCTGCACCGGGAGAAAACGCAAAGCCAtcaagtcctgtctgatgtGTTTGGCTTCCTTTTGTGAAACTCATCTTGGTCCTCACTATCAGTCTCCTGCTTTtaagaaacacacattaattGAAGCCTCAGAGAAActacaagagaagatctgcGCTCAACACAACAAGCTGATTGAGATCTACTGTCTTACTGATCAAACCTGcatctgttatttgtgtacGATGGATAATCACAAAGGTCACGACACCATCACAGCCACAGCAGAAAGAgctgagaaacag AGTGAGTTAAAGCAGGAGCAGATTaaatcccagcagagaatccaggagaagaagaagaaggtgcaggagctgaaacaggctgtgaacactataaag ctcagtgcacagacagcagtggaggacagtgagaggatctttactgagctgatcagctccatggagaaaaagcgctcggaggtgacggagctgatcagagctcaggagaaggctgaactgagtcgagctgaacgactcctggagcaactggagcaggagattgctgatcttcagaggagagtcactgatctggagcagctttcacacacacacgatcacatccagttcctccag ATTTTAGCTTCTGGACGTCGGTCTCCCCCATGGGACAGACCAAACTTTCACACATCCAGCATCACTgtccatcaacatctctcatttgatggagtgaggaattctctctcagatctgaagAAGAGACTCGAGGAATGCTGTGAAGAGGAATTCAACAAAATCCCTCCACATG ctgcagcagttcagatCATTGCACTACCAGAGCCACAGagcagagaagattttctgaaat atttctgttatctgactctggatcccaacACGGCACATCGTAACCTCATTCTCTCTGAGAAGAACAGAGCGGTGAGACGCAGTGAGAGAAAGCAGCagtactctgatcatccagagagatttgattACTGGCTTCAGGTGctgtgtaaggagagtgtgtgtggacgctgttactgggaggtggagcgGAGCGGTGCTGGTGTGTTcatatcagtctcatataaagacatcGGCAGGAAAGGAGAGGGTAATGAGTGTGGGTTTGGATACAACaatcagtcctggagtctgtggtgttcttcttcttcttcttctctctgtttctatcacaACAACATTGAGACTGATCTCAGagttccatcatcctccagaataggagtgtatgtggatcacagtgcaggaactctgtccttctacagcgtctctgacacgatgaagctcctccacagagtccacaccacattcactcagcctctatacgcTGGGTTCAGGATCTATTTGTTAGATGAAGATCTAACTGTGAGACTGTGTGAtccaaaataa